The segment CAGTTCCAGCTGAAATTTTCATCCAGCCCGTCGCGATTGTTCTCGAGGTTTGCCTCGTTGTGCTTTTGGTTATAAGAGACCAAATCGTTGACTGTAAAGCCGTCGTGGCAGGTGACAAAGTTGATGCTGCGGCGCGGTCCGCCTTCGCGGCCGTAGATGTCCGGACTGCCCAGGAGGCGGTCGGCGATCGACCGCGTCATGCCTTCATCACCGCGCACGAACCGCCGCACATCGTCGCGAAAGCGGCTGTTCCACTCGGCCCACCGTTCACCGACAAACGAACCGACTTGAAACAGGCCCGCGGCATCCCAAGCTTCGGCAATGATCTTGGCGTGCGCCGTCTCCGGCATGGTCTCGATCGACAACAGCGTCGGCGGATTGGATAACGCCCGACCTTGCTCGTCGCGACTAAGGACCGAAGCCAGATCAAAGCGAAAACCGTCTACATGCATTTCCATCGCCCAATATCGCAGGCAGTCCAGAATCATCCGCCTGACAACCGGATGGTTGGCATTGAGCGAGTTGCCGGTGCCGCTGTAATTGGCATAGCGGGATTTATCTTCTTCGAGGATATAATAAATTTCATTGCCGAGCCCGCGGAACGAATAAGTCGGACCATCGGCGCCGCCTTCGGCTGTGTGATTGAACACAACATCCAAAATGACCTCGATGCCTGCCAAATGCAGCGCTTTGACCATGTCGCGAAATTCGTCGAGAACGCCGATCGGGTCGCTCGTCGAGGCGTACCAGGGATGCAGGGCAAAGAAAACGATGGGGTTGTAACCCCAATAATTGTGCAGCGGCGGCGGCGCATCGCCGTCGTCGAACAACTGCACCGGCATCAGCTCCACGGCCGTAATGCCGAGGCTTTTGAGATAGGGGATCTTTTCGATAACGCCCCGAAACGTGCCGCGCACCTTCGGGTCGAGCCCGGAACTGGGATGCCGCGTAAATCCCTTGACGTGCATCTCATAAATGACGCTTTCGGCATAGGGACGGCGCAAAGGATAGTCGTCTTCCCAATCATAGCGGGAGGGATCAACCACCACGGACTTGATGGCCTGGGCGCAGTTGTCGCCGCCGATCCGCGCCGCCTCCCGATCGAATTTTTTGCCGATGGCGACGGCTTTGGCATAGGGGTCAACCAA is part of the candidate division KSB1 bacterium genome and harbors:
- the glgX gene encoding glycogen debranching protein GlgX, coding for MDLHDLHPHRLYGRSFPLGATVYADGVNFSIYSKNAYAVELLLFDDVDAPRPERVITLDPKMNRTSYYWHCFVPGIGQGQLYGWRAYGPFEPAKGLRFNGHKVLVDPYAKAVAIGKKFDREAARIGGDNCAQAIKSVVVDPSRYDWEDDYPLRRPYAESVIYEMHVKGFTRHPSSGLDPKVRGTFRGVIEKIPYLKSLGITAVELMPVQLFDDGDAPPPLHNYWGYNPIVFFALHPWYASTSDPIGVLDEFRDMVKALHLAGIEVILDVVFNHTAEGGADGPTYSFRGLGNEIYYILEEDKSRYANYSGTGNSLNANHPVVRRMILDCLRYWAMEMHVDGFRFDLASVLSRDEQGRALSNPPTLLSIETMPETAHAKIIAEAWDAAGLFQVGSFVGERWAEWNSRFRDDVRRFVRGDEGMTRSIADRLLGSPDIYGREGGPRRSINFVTCHDGFTVNDLVSYNQKHNEANLENNRDGLDENFSWNCGVEGPTDDPDIESLRLRQIKNFITILLISQGTPMLLMGDEIRRTQLGNNNAYCQDNEQSWFNWDDLKRRKDLFAFVRGVIEFVQQSRCFTSEEPVSVGEQKDALHIIWHGVHLGAPDWSPTSHTLAFTLHDPKVDERLHVLLNMYWQPLVFELPALPGGREWVRVIDTSLAYPKDFSPPHLAEAIADSYYDAAPRSVVLLAAR